A region of Candidatus Eremiobacterota bacterium DNA encodes the following proteins:
- a CDS encoding nuclear transport factor 2 family protein — protein MPAEQSANEQTVRRIYDAFNARDIGLLASLFANDCTTTDMGTGRTYTGFAGFMEWVKPFADALPDSTATPVFVIEAGDWIATEHVGRGTQTGTFVTPDGDVPASNRPIEIKFAEFFRLHDGKVAEFRAYWDSGSVVRQMR, from the coding sequence ATGCCCGCAGAGCAAAGCGCCAACGAACAAACCGTCCGCCGGATCTACGACGCGTTCAACGCGCGCGACATCGGGTTGCTGGCGTCGCTCTTCGCCAACGATTGCACCACGACCGACATGGGGACGGGTCGTACCTACACCGGCTTCGCCGGATTCATGGAGTGGGTGAAGCCGTTCGCCGACGCACTGCCGGACTCGACCGCCACGCCGGTGTTCGTCATCGAGGCCGGCGATTGGATTGCGACGGAGCACGTCGGCCGCGGCACGCAGACGGGGACCTTCGTCACGCCCGACGGCGACGTTCCCGCCTCGAACCGCCCGATCGAGATCAAGTTCGCCGAGTTCTTCCGTCTGCACGACGGCAAGGTCGCGGAGTTTCGCGCGTATTGGGACAGCGGCTCGGTCGTCCGCCAGATGCGCTAA